The DNA region GGCGATGCCGTCGGCACGTTCCGCTTCACCGTGCCGGGCCAGAACGTCGGGTTCGATCCCAACTTCCTGTATGTCGACATCCAGTCGGAGGAGCGGCTCTCGACGCCGGGAGGCCACGAGATGTGGATGGAAGGCGGCTCGGTGTCGATCCAGAACGTGCACGTCAGCGTCCAGCCGACCGCGGCGAATTGATCGTCACCCACTCCGGCCACCCGGCCGGAGTGGGTTTGCCGGTCGCTGTCAGCGCATGTGCGCTTCGGGATGCTCGATGAACCAGAGCCCCGCGAACAGCTTCGCGTCGATGGAGAAACCTTCCTTCGCACGGTCGAACAGCCACTTGCCGGCTTCGGCACGTGGCACTTCGTGAACGATGATGTTTTCCGTCTCGTCACCGCCGCCCTTGCCCACCCTGGACAGGTCCCAGGCGCGTGCAAAGGCGATCATCTCCGTGCTCATGCCGGCCGACGACGGGCCCTCATGCACGAACTCGATGCTGCCGCAGGCGTAGCCGGTTTCTTCTTCCAGTTCGCGGCGAGCGGCCAGCAGTACGTCCTCGTCCTCGGCACCGGCAAGATCGCCGACGAGGCCGGCGGGCATCTCGATGGTGTTCTTCAGGATCGACACGCGGTATTGCTCGACGAAGACGACCTTGTCGTCGGGCGTCACCGCGAGAATGATCACCGCGCCACCCGGGTTGTTGCGTTCGGCGTATTCCCAGCGGCCGCGCTTCTTCAGGGTCAGCCACTTCGCCTTGTGCAGGACCTCTTCCGGCGCACTGGCGTCATCGGGGATCGGCGAGGCATGGGGCAGCGGACTGGTCTGCATGGCGGGTTCCTTGGAGGGATATAGGGAATATCCGACCAAGGGTATATCGACTGGGTGACGTATTACATCAAGGCGCGCAGGCGTGACCGGGTCAGCGGTCCGAAGCGCAGGCGCTCGCACAATTCGTCGATCGTGGCGGCTTCGCCCTGACGGCGGCTCAGGGCATCGGCGGTCTCGGCGACGGCGATATCCAGCGCGATGCGGGTAAGGCGACGGCACAGCAGCGCCTGTTCCGCATGTTCACGCAGACGAGCCGCACAGGCCGCGGCGCCGCGGATGCGCAGGTACGGCACCTCGTCGATGCGATCGAGCAGGTTGTCCAGGCTGCCGAAGTGGGCAAGCAGGGCCGCCGCGGTCTTCGCGCCGATGCCAGGCACGCCGGGGATGTTGTCGACCGCGTCACCGCACAGCGCCAGATAGTCTGCGACCTGGTGTGGATGCACGCCGAGCTTGTCGAAGACGCCGGAAGGCCCCCAGCGCACGTTCTTCGCAAAGTCCCATTGCTCGTCGTGCTCGCCGAGCAACTGACCGAAGTCCTTGTCGGCGGAAACGATGACGCCGCGGAAGCCATGCGAGCGCAGGCCCCACAGCGCGCTGCCGATCAGGTCGTCGGCCTCGTACTGGTGATCGTTGAGCACGGTGAGGCCAAGGGCCGCGGAGATCTCGCGGCACAGCCCGAACTGACGGACCAGATGGGGCGGTGGCAGGTCGCGGTTGGCCTTGTACGCCGGATAGATCGTGTTGCGGAACGAGGTGGTGAGCGACGCGTCGAACGCCACCGCGATGTGCTCCGCACGGCTGCGCTCGAGCAGCTCGCAGAGGAATCGCGTGAAGCCGTGCACGGCGTTGACCGGCTCGCCTTCGTGGTCGTGAAATTCGTCGGGCATGGAGTGCCATGCCCGGAACACATACAGGCTGCCGTCGACCAGGTGGACGAGGGAGTCGTCGCTCACGGCGACCACACGCTCACGATGTCGTCGTACGACGGACGATCGCGCTCCGGCGCGTCGATGGCGGCCGTGCCGATGTGGATGAAGCCGACGATGTGTTCGCTTTTCTTCATGTCGAGCAGCTTCGCAACCTCACGGTCGTAGGCGGCCCAGCCGCTGAGCCACTGCGCTCCGTAGCCGAGCGCCTGCGCGCCGAGCAGGATGTTATAGGCGACGCAGCCGGCGGTAAGGTCCTGCTCCAGCTCGGGGACCTTGCTGTCGGTGTCGATCTTCGCCGAAACGACCAGGACCAGGGGGGCGAATTCGTAGCGGCGCT from Luteibacter mycovicinus includes:
- a CDS encoding nitroreductase family protein, whose amino-acid sequence is MTENDLAFLNDRRSVPSRQLGEPAPDDATLRRLLEAAIRVPDHGKLEPFRIRVLRGEAKLAFGRKLAKLAVEANPGLSESKREKEQRRYEFAPLVLVVSAKIDTDSKVPELEQDLTAGCVAYNILLGAQALGYGAQWLSGWAAYDREVAKLLDMKKSEHIVGFIHIGTAAIDAPERDRPSYDDIVSVWSP
- a CDS encoding NUDIX hydrolase; this translates as MQTSPLPHASPIPDDASAPEEVLHKAKWLTLKKRGRWEYAERNNPGGAVIILAVTPDDKVVFVEQYRVSILKNTIEMPAGLVGDLAGAEDEDVLLAARRELEEETGYACGSIEFVHEGPSSAGMSTEMIAFARAWDLSRVGKGGGDETENIIVHEVPRAEAGKWLFDRAKEGFSIDAKLFAGLWFIEHPEAHMR
- a CDS encoding 5'-3' exonuclease H3TH domain-containing protein, producing the protein MPDEFHDHEGEPVNAVHGFTRFLCELLERSRAEHIAVAFDASLTTSFRNTIYPAYKANRDLPPPHLVRQFGLCREISAALGLTVLNDHQYEADDLIGSALWGLRSHGFRGVIVSADKDFGQLLGEHDEQWDFAKNVRWGPSGVFDKLGVHPHQVADYLALCGDAVDNIPGVPGIGAKTAAALLAHFGSLDNLLDRIDEVPYLRIRGAAACAARLREHAEQALLCRRLTRIALDIAVAETADALSRRQGEAATIDELCERLRFGPLTRSRLRALM